Part of the Jatrophihabitans sp. GAS493 genome, TGGTCGACGAGTACGGCGGGACCGATGGGATCGTCACCCTGGAGGACCTGATCGAAGAGGTGATCGGGGACATCCGCGACGAGTACGACGAGGCCGAGGCCGGCACCACCAGGATGCTCGGCGGGGTCGTCGAGATCGACGGGCGGGTCAACCTGAACGAGTTCACCGAGTCGACCGGGCTGAAGCTGGCCGAGGGGCCCTACGAAACGGCGGCCGGGTACGTGATGGCAGCGCTTGGACGGCTGCCGGCGGTGGGTGACTCGGTGGAGGCCGATGGGCACCGGCTGCTGGTGACCGAGGTGGACGGACGCCGGGCGGCCCGGATCCAGGTGACCCCGCCCGAACCCGCCGAGCCGGCCGAATAACCCCCTCGCTTTTGGCACACCTGCAGGGATAGTCCCTGCAGGTGTGCCAAAAGCGAACGCGGGGGTTAGGGGAGGCGGCCGGGGGTGCGGTCGATGATGACGTCCAGGTCGACCCCGGTCGGCAATGTGCCGAAGGCCAGCCCGTGATTGCCGGCCAGCCGGGACCCGATGAAGGCGTCGGCCACCGCGGCCGGGGCGTGGCGCAGCAGCAGCGAACCCTGCAGCACGAGGGCCAGCTGCTCGACCAGCCGGCGGGCGCGGTACTCCACCTCGGCCGGATCTTCCAGTGAGCGCAGCGCCGAGGCCCAGGCCGCGTCCAGCCGGGAGTCGGCCCCGGACGCCCCGCCGATCTCGGCGGCCAGCGCGTCGAGCGACTGCGGCGAGCTGGCCAGCGCCCGCAGCACGTCGAGGGCGTTGACGTTCCCCGACCCCTCCCAGATGCCGTTCAGCGGCGCCTCCCGGTAGAGGCGGGGCATCCCGGACTCCTCCGCATACCCGTTACCACCCAGGCACTCCAGCGCCTCGGCCACCATCGCCGGCTGCCGCTTGCAGACCCAGTACTTCCCCAGCGCGACCGCGATCCGGGCAAAGGCCTGCTCGTTGACGTCGCCGCGTAGCGAACGGTCCACCGCGCCGGCCAGGCGCAGCGTCAGCGTGGTCGCCGCCTCCGACTCCAGGGCCAGGTCGGCCAGCACGTTGCGCATCAGCGGCTTGTCGATCAGCGCCGAGCCGAAGGCCCAGCGATACCGGGTGTGGTGCACCGCCTGCATGAGCGCGGTGCGCATCCCGGCCGCCGAGCCGAGCGCGCTGTCCAGACGGGTCATCGTCACCATCTCGATGATGGTGCGCACCCCCCGCCCCTCCTCGCCGACCAGCCAGGCGACGGTGCCGTCGAACTCCGGCTCACTGCTGGCGTTGCTGCGGTTGCCGAGCTTCTCCTTCAGCCGCTGGATGCGGAAGACGTTGCGCTCCCCGCCCGGCAGCACCCGCGGCACCAGGAAGCAGCTGAGGCCACCCGGCGCCTGGGCCAGCACCAGGAAGAGGTCGTTCATCGGGGCACTGGTGAACCACTTGTGCCCGCGCAGTGTCCAGGTCCCGTCGGCCTGGGCGGTGGCCACCGTGGAGTTGCTGCGGACGTCCGAACCGCCCTGCTTCTCGGTCATCCCCATCCCGGCCAGCAGGCCCGGCTTGCGCAGCGGATCCGACAGGCCGGGGGAGTAGCTGCGGCTGGTCAGACCGGGCTCGTAGAGCGCCGACAGCTCCGGGGCCGCCCGTAG contains:
- a CDS encoding acyl-CoA dehydrogenase family protein encodes the protein MSTVFSRETTSPATDSATHEVTNQVPPLVGHDVAQDPVVLGALKREGAGWHAEELHRIGRLAGSEEAQRWGFEANDHPPVLQTHDRYGHRIDEVEFHPSYHRLMDVAVSAGLAGAAWSDPRPGAHVARAAGISVWSAVEQGHTCPISMTYAVVPALRAAPELSALYEPGLTSRSYSPGLSDPLRKPGLLAGMGMTEKQGGSDVRSNSTVATAQADGTWTLRGHKWFTSAPMNDLFLVLAQAPGGLSCFLVPRVLPGGERNVFRIQRLKEKLGNRSNASSEPEFDGTVAWLVGEEGRGVRTIIEMVTMTRLDSALGSAAGMRTALMQAVHHTRYRWAFGSALIDKPLMRNVLADLALESEAATTLTLRLAGAVDRSLRGDVNEQAFARIAVALGKYWVCKRQPAMVAEALECLGGNGYAEESGMPRLYREAPLNGIWEGSGNVNALDVLRALASSPQSLDALAAEIGGASGADSRLDAAWASALRSLEDPAEVEYRARRLVEQLALVLQGSLLLRHAPAAVADAFIGSRLAGNHGLAFGTLPTGVDLDVIIDRTPGRLP